The following coding sequences lie in one Crassostrea angulata isolate pt1a10 chromosome 10, ASM2561291v2, whole genome shotgun sequence genomic window:
- the LOC128165966 gene encoding uncharacterized protein LOC128165966, giving the protein MDAFDVSDHGEQLQEIDNDDMIYRSLGLCWRLKDDTFVFTVPTEEKPFTRRGLLSTVNSLFDPLGFISPIIISGKILLRECTPEGVDWDEPLPVNNLQKWNEWQSSLHCLSDIAIPRMMSHTSVSSAQTAEVHIFSDASEKAIAASAYIKTVSDGQTSVRFIMGRSKLAPLNGHTIPRLELCGAVLATELAKIISVQLGIPLQTMRYYTDSRVVLGYIGNRTRRFYTYVSNRVDRILRISNANQWNFISSEKNPADSCTRCNTNVINIMRLPWITGPQWLCDVTEMKPTQFPLVEPDSDREVRPINRPVICSQTDVTITTTGSDFITK; this is encoded by the coding sequence ATGGACGCTTTTGATGTAAGCGATCATGGAGAACAGCTGCAAGAAATAGATAATGATGACATGATATACAGATCTCTTGGACTTTGTTGGAGACTGAAGGACGATACTTTTGTGTTTACGGTACCTACCGAAGAGAAGCCTTTTACTCGTCGCGGTCTGCTCTCAACTGTAAACAGCCTATTCGACCCATTAGGTTTCATATCACCAATCATCATCAGCGGTAAAATACTTCTCCGAGAATGCACACCTGAAGGAGTTGACTGGGATGAACCATTACCTGTCAATAATCTTCAAAAGTGGAACGAGTGGCAATCGTCTCTTCACTGTCTCAGTGATATCGCCATTCCCCGTATGATGTCTCACACTTCTGTTAGTTCAGCCCAGACAGCAGAAGTTCACATATTCTCAGATGCTTCAGAAAAGGCAATAGCAGCATCAGCATATATAAAAACTGTAAGTGATGGACAAACAAGCGTTCGATTCATCATGGGAAGAAGCAAGTTAGCACCTCTTAATGGCCACACCATTCCTCGCCTAGAGTTGTGTGGAGCTGTCTTAGCAACGGAACTCGCAAAGATCATATCTGTTCAACTTGGCATCCCATTGCAAACCATGAGATATTACACAGATAGCAGAGTTGTGTTAGGCTACATTGGTAATAGGACTCGAAGATTTTACACCTATGTAAGCAACCGAGTTGATCGTATTCTACGAATATCTAATGCCAATCAATGGAACTTCATTTCCAGTGAAAAGAATCCTGCAGATTCTTGTACAAGATGCAACACTAATGTGATCAACATTATGCGGTTACCATGGATTACTGGTCCACAATGGTTGTGTGATGTGACGGAAATGAAACCTACGCAGTTTCCACTtgttgaacctgatagtgacaGAGAAGTCCGTCCAATCAATAGACCTGTAATATGTTCACAAACTGATGTTACCATTACAACAACAGGATCTGATTTCATTACCAAGTAA
- the LOC128165965 gene encoding uncharacterized protein LOC128165965 — protein sequence MDAFDVSDHGEQLQEIDNDDMIYRSLGLCWRLKDDTFVFTVPTEEKPFTRRGLLSTVNSLFDPLGFISPIIISGKILLRECTPEGVDWDEPLPVNNLQKWNEWQSSLHCLSDIAIPRMMSHTSVSSAQTAEVHIFSDASEKAIAASAYIKTVSDGQTSVRFIMGRSKLAPLNGHTIPRLELCGAVLATELAKIISVQLGIPLQTMRYYTDSRVVLGYIGNRTRRFYTYVSNRVDRILRISNANQWNFISSEKNPADSCTRCNTNVINIMRLPWITGPQWLCDVTEMKPTQFPLVEPDSDREVRPINRPVICSQTDVTITTTGSDFITK from the coding sequence ATGGACGCTTTTGATGTAAGCGATCATGGAGAACAGCTGCAAGAAATAGATAATGATGACATGATATACAGATCTCTTGGACTTTGTTGGAGACTGAAGGACGATACTTTTGTGTTTACGGTACCTACCGAAGAGAAGCCTTTTACTCGTCGCGGTCTGCTCTCAACTGTAAACAGCCTATTCGACCCATTAGGTTTCATATCACCAATCATCATCAGCGGTAAAATACTTCTCCGAGAATGCACACCTGAAGGAGTTGACTGGGATGAACCATTACCTGTCAATAATCTTCAAAAGTGGAACGAGTGGCAATCGTCTCTTCACTGTCTCAGTGATATCGCCATTCCCCGTATGATGTCTCACACTTCTGTTAGTTCAGCCCAGACAGCAGAAGTTCACATATTCTCAGATGCTTCAGAAAAGGCAATAGCAGCATCAGCATATATAAAAACTGTAAGTGATGGACAAACAAGCGTTCGATTCATCATGGGAAGAAGCAAGTTAGCACCTCTTAATGGCCACACCATTCCTCGCCTAGAGTTGTGTGGGGCTGTCTTAGCAACGGAACTCGCAAAGATCATATCTGTTCAACTTGGCATCCCATTGCAAACCATGAGATATTACACAGATAGCAGAGTTGTGTTAGGCTACATTGGTAATAGGACTCGAAGATTTTACACCTATGTAAGCAACCGAGTTGATCGTATTCTACGAATATCTAATGCCAATCAATGGAACTTCATTTCCAGTGAAAAGAATCCTGCAGATTCTTGTACAAGATGCAACACTAATGTGATCAACATTATGCGGTTACCATGGATTACTGGTCCACAATGGTTGTGTGATGTGACGGAAATGAAACCTACGCAGTTTCCACTtgttgaacctgatagtgacaGAGAAGTCCGTCCAATCAATAGACCTGTAATATGTTCACAAACTGATGTTACCATTACAACAACAGGATCTGATTTCATTACCAAGTAA